One window from the genome of Diospyros lotus cultivar Yz01 chromosome 11, ASM1463336v1, whole genome shotgun sequence encodes:
- the LOC127812428 gene encoding uncharacterized protein LOC127812428: MAQMLSEKSDSSVQEALKTLCCSNGWSYGVFWRFDRPNSLLLTMGDAYYDDKMGAAIDNMLLQVHILGNGVVGQAAFTRKDRWMFADAHSGGPKPAGSFESPDIFQDDSEIDRLFSSGIQTIALVSVEPRGVVQFGSTQKIPERVEFVDRTKRLFLDIDNHRMDTDTDNNNTPSSSNNEVYGQGGVFASLISSGDSCFDTLKLMNGATSKSCLGPSSSTYPQLLPAFTSIPGCMNSYLLQDQLRMAGIESPFKLSSKPTAWLQEPLEQSATSNRPSGPTGSSRSFGNSLLTSFEQQLTSSDTTLTGSQNMHSAKPNGLTSCSNAIQNIQGSTFPLVHEIGVDRIENRSTNQRAFMESPQAGDLTRVLQKSGPVDDYLRWIVPLPEQSDNTLATLLNENLSQGMELSSVSSGLNGPAVPANTPVKHSANSMQSSITNTINSEGNRAFLNDSNIENDFFDGMGIDFECGQAEDFLADILMPIVSGGHLDFGTVASECIPKEHIGSQETLFSKLGIEQFFDSTASSCNSIGSSCFEDELSLACKRRIGNCSVSGDPVELKSIPSFGENMNSPQPVHNLELKKKVVLQSEVGSRSADSYSITGGSSVVSQPKRSGEGPKGARKRARPGSRPKPKDRVQIQERIAELRKLIPNGVKMSIDSLLAQTIKHMLFLQSVTKHAEQLKQAKEQKGNEVVPGDDSCNGVLNALRASEVGARTMMDPVDVKDLSLPGQKLIQIICEEKGFFLEIVDVIQGLGLTILKGMMEIQDNKIWACFVVEAEANRRVTKQEISISLYQLLYQKSTGEINLPGELANVLNVGTMVFNNYHQPVVSLPISLAEGLM; the protein is encoded by the exons atGGCCCAAATGCTCTCAGAGAAGAGTGATTCTTCTGTTCAAGAGGCGCTCAAGACCCTCTGCTGCTCCAACGGATGGTCTTATGGCGTTTTCTGGCGCTTTGATCGCCCCAATTCCTT ATTGTTGACAATGGGAGATGCCTACTACGATGACAAAATGGGGGCTGCCATTGACAACATGCTTCTGCAAGTCCACATCCTCGGCAATGG AGTTGTTGGCCAAGCCGCTTTCACTAGGAAGGACCGGTGGATGTTTGCAGATGCCCATTCTGGAGGTCCGAAACCCGCTGGCTCTTTCGAAAGCCCGGATATTTTCCAG GATGACTCCGAGATTGATCGCCTGTTCTCCTCTGGAATTCAG ACGATTGCGCTAGTCTCTGTTGAGCCACGAGGTGTGGTACAGTTTGGCTCGACCCAGAAG ATTCCGGAGAGGGTGGAGTTTGTGGACCGAACAAAAAGACTCTTTCTCGACATAGATAATCATCGAATGGATACTGATACAGACAACAACAATACACCTTCATCTTCAAACAACGAAGTCTATGGTCAAGGCGGGGTGTTTGCTTCTTTGATATCATCTGGGGATTCCTGTTTTGATACCCTGAAACTGATGAATGGCGCCACCTCCAAGAGTTGCTTGGGGCCGAGCTCCTCAACCTATCCTCAGCTGTTACCTGCTTTCACTTCAATCCCGggatgcatgaactcgtatctTCTTCAAGATCAATTGCGAATGGCTGGCATCGAATCTCCATTCAAACTGTCGAGCAAGCCTACCGCTTGGTTACAGGAGCCGCTTGAACAGTCTGCCACTTCAAATCGCCCCAGTGGCCCAACTGGAAGTTCACGGAGTTTTGGAAACTCGCTTCTGACTTCTTTTGAGCAACAACTGACTTCTTCTGATACAACTCTCACGGGTTCTCAAAATATGCATTCTGCTAAACCAAACGGCCTTACATCTTGTAGTAATGCAATTCAGAATATTCAGGGTTCAACATTTCCTTTAGTACACGAGATAGGAGTAGATAGAATAGAGAATAGGTCAACTAACCAAAGAGCATTCATGGAGTCGCCTCAGGCAGGTGATCTGACAAGAGTTCTCCAAAAATCTGGCCCAGTGGATGATTATCTCCGGTGGATTGTTCCCTTGCCAGAGCAGAGCGATAACACGCTGGCTACCCTATTGAATGAGAACCTTTCACAAGGAATGGAACTTTCATCAGTATCATCTGGTCTGAATGGACCCGCCGTCCCAGCCAACACTCCAGTTAAGCATTCGGCTAATTCCATGCAAAGTTCCATCACAAATACGATTAATTCCGAGGGAAACAGGGCTTTCTTGAACGACTCCAACATTGAGAATGACTTCTTTGATGGCATGGGCATAGATTTTGAGTGTGGACAGGCAGAGGATTTTCTAGCCGACATTCTGATGCCAATAGTGAGTGGTGGCCACCTGGATTTTGGTACGGTTGCTTCAGAATGCATCCCGAAGGAACATATTGGCTCCCAAGAAacattattctccaaattagGAATCGAGCAGTTCTTCGATAGTACTGCCAGTAGTTGCAATTCCATTGGCAGTTCTTGTTTTGAGGATGAATTGTCCCTGGCCTGCAAAAGAAGAATAGGAAATTGCTCGGTAAGTGGTGATCCGGTGGAGTTGAAAAGTATTCCCTCCTTTGGTGAGAACATGAACTCACCCCAGCCTGTACATAACCTGGAACTAAAGAAAAAGGTTGTGTTGCAATCAGAGGTGGGTTCACGGAGTGCTGACAGTTATAGCATCACTGGTGGAAGTAGTGTTGTATCACAACCTAAAAGGTCTGGAGAAGGTCCAAAGGGTGCCAGGAAAAGAGCCAGACCAGGTTCTCGACCTAAGCCCAAGGACCGCGTCCAGATCCAAGAACGCATAGCAGAGTTGAGGAAACTCATTCCCAATGGTGTAAAg ATGAGCATTGATTCTTTGTTGGCACAAACAATCAAACACATGCTTTTCTTGCAAAGTGTGACAAAACATGCAGAGCAACTAAAACAGGCCAAGGAACAAAAG GGAAATGAAGTGGTCCCAGGAGATGACTCCTGTAATGGTGTTTTGAATGCTCTTAGGGCTAGTGAAGTTGGGGCTCGGACCATGATGGATCCAGTGGATGTTAAGGACCTCAGTCTTCCTGGGCAAAAACTAATACAG ATTATCTGTGAAGAAAAGGGATTTTTTCTTGAGATAGTAGATGTAATTCAAGGTTTAGGGTTGACCATCTTGAAGGGAATGATGGAAATTCAAGACAATAAGATATGGGCTTGCTTTGTTGTCGAGGCTGAG GCAAATAGGCGTGTAACAAAACAGGAAATATCCATCTCCCTCTATCAGCTTCTATATCAGAAATCAACAGGTGAAATTAATTTACCTGGTGAACTAGCAAATGTTCTCAATGTAGGGACTATGGTATTCAACAACTACCATCAACCTGTGGTATCCCTTCCCATCAGCTTGGCAGAGGGACTTATGTGA